In the Silvanigrella aquatica genome, ACAGGAAATGACAGGTACATATAATGCTATTCATGAAAAATTTCCATTTGCTCAAGAGCCTTATTTAGTGGCGTCACTTATTGCCATAGATGAAAAGGATTGGAATGAAGCAATTAGAGTATTAGCTCAGCTAATAAAAGACAATCCAAATAATTCAAATGCTATATTAGCTATGGCTCAATGTTATGTAGAAGTGGAAGAATATGTCAAAGCTATAAGTTTGCTTACTTTAAAAAGTGACTTATTTTTAGATACGGATTACGATTTTCATTATTTGATGGGATCAACTCTAAAGAAAGTGATAGAGAAGGAATTTGATGCAGAATTGCAAAAAATTGCATTGAATCATTTAGAAAAGAGCTATCATATTTTAAGTCGTTTAGGCTTTTCTTTGCAAGGTATTAATGCGGAATTAAATTCATTGCGTGATTTATATAATATAACTTCACAAACTGATATGAATCTTATGAATATGCATCCAGAAAATGTTATTGAGTCTGAAAATTTGTACCAAGAAAGAAAAGCAGGATAAATTAGTAAGAGTTAATTAATTTTCTGTATTCATTTGTATTTAAAAAACGCGCTGCTTCATTATCTATCATTTTAATTATTTTATCATCAATTTTTTTGTTGTAAATAGCATATAATTCCATTTTTTTCAGGGGTTTTCCAATTCGAATGATTCTGTCAAAGTTAGATATTTTTTGCTTTTTATATTCTTTCATTTGATTTTCATTTGTAACAAATAAACTGGCGTCATTATTTATGACAGCTAATAAGCAAGATTTTTCGTCAAATTGACTCATTTTTTTAAGTTCGTTTTTATTAATCATATTTAAAAAAACGTCTTCAATATAATAGCCTACTGCTCCACAGTAAGTCCCATTTCTAAAATCATATGCGTTTTTAGTATTGCGATAATTTGAGTTTGAATAAATATATATATCAGAACTGGTTAGACTTATTTTGGAGTATTTGACCTCAGACGCCCTTTCTTTGGTGGGTGCATAAGGAAAGGAAACATCAAATTTTTCATGTTTAAGCATTTCATACCCTCTTGCCCACGGAAGAAATTCAATGGTATAAGGAATTTTAATTTTTTTTAAAATTGTGGTGTAAATGGAGGTAAACAGACCTCCATTTTTTAATTTTTCATCTGTGTAAGGTAAAAAATCATTTCCTGTGACAATTTTGAGCGGTTCAATACCGAAAATTTTTTGATATGAAATTAATAAAATAACAAATAAAATACATTTTTGGTATTTTTTAAAAAAAGTCATAGCTACTCCAGTTAAAAATTTATTTTTATTATTATAATTGTTAAATTGAAGAATTGCTATATTTAGTCAGAAAATTGAAATGATTTATTTATAAAATATCAATTAATGACTAAATTGAAAGGGTCTTATATTTGCTTTCAGTTTTTTACGTTCCGAAAGGAGATACTCTGAAAGCCTTTCATTGAATTTAATATCTTGTAATTTGGATTTCCAGTGACCAAAGTTCTTTAATAAGTCGCTGTCTTCGCTAAACGTCGCACCTAGATATTGAAAATAAAAAACAGAGCTTCCTAAAATAAAAGGACCAACCACTTGATTCATGCTCAGATTGGATATTTTTTCGCGAATGGGTGCGGGCAATTCTGCAACGGGGCGTGGAGGTAGAATACCTTCCGTTTGTGTCGCGTCAGAGGCCATAGAATATTCTTTTACAAGTTTAATAAAGCTTTCCCCGTCCTCAATTTTTTTAGATATTATTTTGATGAGTTCAGAGTTCAAAGGGTCGGTTTGTTCATTTTCAGGAATTTTAATGAGAAGACTTCTGAGTTTTACAGAACTGACTTGTTTAATGCTGCCTGTTTGCTGCAGATAAAAACTTTTTACTTCGTCATCACTGACGCTTACAAGAGAGCTGATCACGCGCCCAATAAGTTCTTGCTTCAGAACTTCATTTTTGAATTCCTGACGATATTCTTTCATTGATTTACCGCTTTTTGCAAGCTGGTTTTGTAATTCCTCTTCTGAAAATCCACGTTGTTTTAAGAAATTATCAATCTGTTTTGAGAGATCATCTTCACTGACATCAAGGCCGAGTTCAATGGCTTTAACTTGTAATACTTTTTGATTGATAATCGATTCCATGATTTGGCTTGCTTGTTGAGGAACGAGATTTCCGCCATAAAGTCTTCCATTTGGTGAAAGTCTTGTTTGTCCATTTGTAGAAATAAAAATGGCCTGTTGTAAGTCACTTAATAGAATGACTTGATCGGCGATTGTGGCAAGCACTCCGTCTAATGTGTTTGCATCAAACGGCGTTGTGGGGGCGAGAGAGGTTATTATTTGCGAAGAATTGGGGTGAATATCATTCTTTTTTGATGTTGTGCATGCTGAAAACAGGGAAAAAGAGCATACAATAGCCGTAAAAATTTCAATCTTTTTAATGTTCATCGATAACTCCGAAATAATATCCTACTTCAACAGGAACCAGGAATAACTCCGAATTTTATTTAAACCATTACTTACAGAAATGCAAAGGAACTTAATATTGTTCTAAAAAGGTGCTATTAATGCTTAATATTATTTTAAAAAGTCCTTTTAAAATAACTATTTATATGGATATTTAACAATATTAAAAAATAACTCCGATAAATTAATGTAGGAGTTATTTATGAGAGTTAATGTTTTTTCGCCTCTATCATATACGTGGGAAAGATTTGCGGAGCTTCAGCACCAGTATGCTATGGCAAGACGTAGAAGAGATGATAGACATTTTGATAAACTTGTCGAGACTAGAGAACACGATAGAATTAATGAATATATGGTAAATAAAGATATCATGTATAGAAAAGCTTTAGACAAAAAAATTAAAGATAAAATGGCTTTTAAAGAAGTTTTAAAAAAGGCTCATGAAAAAGAATTAAACAGAATAAGCTTTGAAAGAGACTATTTAGATAATTTATTTTTAATAGGATTAAAAATAAAAGAACATGTTAAGTATTTAAATTACCTTAGAAAAGCCTCTTTTGATAAATATTTATTAGAGCTCGAAACTGAAAGGGCGCTGCATTATAAAAATGACTTATTATACAAACATGAGTTCAAAAAAATAGATAGAAAAAGAAGAAATAATGAGAAAATCTAAAGAATAGATGTATTAAATAATCCTTCTAGCTCTGTAAAATCAACCCATTCTCCTTCACCTTTTTTGTTATGCAACCAGTATGAAAATAACTCCATGTCGGAACAAATATCATCTGTAAAAACAATAGGTGCAAGTGGGGAGATAATTTCTTCAATATAGTTTTCAAAAAGTCGTGTAAAGTAACGGGAGCTTTTTAATCTTTCGCTTTGCTCAAAAGGCAATCGAGTCTTTTTAACAACTCTTCCTCTAGCAACAATGGCGATATCAAACTCTTTAAAATCATTATTTGATATTAAGCAAAGCCCTGATTTGGGAATTTGTTTTTGGAAGTTAATGCCAATTGATTCTGTAATATGCTTGATTTCTCTTAAAAGATTTAAGCTTCTTAACCATTTTGAAAAGTTTTTAATTGCTTTAATTTTTTTATTTGATTTTTCTAAGCTTATTATTTCATCATTAATGTTTCCATTTAATAAGGATATAATAACGCGTAAATGAGCAAAACGCTCTTGCATAGTAAAAGTATTATGCTCAAAAGGAAAATGAGTTACAATCTCCTGAATTTCATTTAAGGCACTTTTTGGCTGTAAAAAAGGTCCAAAACAGTAACCGACTCCCTCTTTTAAGTGACCTATTCGAATACAGGTAGTCATATCATCGTCACGGCGTCGTGAAATTTTAAATTTCTCAGAACGTGAAATATTATTTATGCGTCTCGTTCTTGTAATTGGAATAACGGTATCATCCTGCTCACCAAAGGTAACGTAGAGGTTAGAGTTTTCTTTATTTTCACTTATATATGTGTCATCTTCTTCTGACTCTAAAAGATGAAGTTCGCCATGCTGTGGAATAAAAAAAGGAACTTTTTCGGGAAAAGCACGTGCATAGTCGAGCATGTCATCAGGAATAAATATTTGTAAAAAATTTTCACTGCGACTTTGACTTTTACGGGGATCAATGGAAAGAGAAATTCTTTTTAATTCTCTTTTTTCTTGCATTAAGGCATCGAGTAAACTGCTGCAGCGTTCAAATTTAAAGCCTGAAGCATCGACAATAATGCGATTCATTTCTCTATCCATGCCAATTTCTGTTAACTGCTGTAAAGATTTTCTTATACTTGGTGTTGCTGTTAAATATGAAATTTCATGGTGTGAATTTAATACAAATAATAGCCCGGGAGTGCCAGGAAAATTATCAACAACTGCAGGATTTATTCCCGGTCCTAATTTTCGAATGGTTTCTGCATCAGATTGCAGTTTTAAAATATCATCGCATGTTTTAATGCCATTTTTTTCACAAACATCCAAAATTTTCCAAAAAATATGAGTTGTCATTTCCGCATCAGCAAGAGCGTTATGTGCGTCAATAACAGGAATATCAAAAAATTCTGCAACTCCTGATAATGTTTTAGAAGGCGTCTCAGGAAGAATATTTGAAACTAATAAATGAGTACAAAAAAAGAAATTTTTAAAATCTTCGTTTTTAAATTCTTTCATATGGTGCGATAAATAAGCAATATCGCCTTGTGCGCCATGTGCAACCAAAATAGAATTGCCAATAAATTTCATGAATTCATCGAAAACTTCTTGAATCGTTGGCGCATTCACTACCATTTCATTATTGATCTTGGTAATTTTTTGCACAACGCTAGGTATATGTCTCTGTGGATTGACTAAAGTCTCAAAGCGGCTCACTTCTTTGCCATTTGTATATTTAATGGCACCAATCTCAATAATAGAGCTGTTTTGTGGGTTGCCCCCGGTTGTTTCTAAATCAAAAAAAACAATGTCCATTTGTGATGGTAAAAGATTGAGCCATTGTGGACGATTGGGATTTGCCATCATTTCTGAAGGAAGTGATGGTTCTTTACGTAGTGTCTTATATGCAGGCTTAAAGGAACGGTTGTTCTTATTTTGAAATGTCATTTGGTATCATTCCAGAGAATTAAAAGAATGGGAATCGCTTTCAAAAGCATGACGTAGCCCAAACCCTATTCTCTCCCATAATATCACTTGTCCGTCAATAACGCATTTAGCTCACTGATGTTAATGGTTTGGTACTCTGCCGCGAGAAAACTGTTTTTAAAAACGGACTGTGCTTCTTGTAAAATTTTTGTTTCTAAGTACTCATCTGAGCTTTCCGGTTCATGATGAAATATGGCGTAATATTTTACCTCGCCATTTTTGGCGATAGTTGCTCCCGCTTTGGCTGTAGAATGTCCCCAGCCAATATAATTTTTGTAATTGCTGTCTGAGTATGTGGAATCATAAATAAACAAGTCACAACCTCTTATGAACTTTTCAAGTTCAACATCTTTATGAGTGCCATGTTCATGATCGGTTGCATAAACGATGTTACTTTTGCCATCGGGGCTCCAAATTTTGTAGGCAAGGGCTTCTTGGGGGTGGTTTAAAGATTGAATTTCTATTTTAATATTTTCTATTTGTATGATTTTTAAAGAGTTTAATTCATGAAAAAATATGTTTTTTAAAGCAGGGAGTTGGAAAAATTCTATTGGAAAAAAAGGGGCGCTAAAAAATTTTTGCAATATTTCTTTTAAAGAATTCCCAAATTTAGCCTGCCCATAAATGTGAATTTCACAATCTTGTCTAAAAAAAGGGATGAATTTTGTAAGACCTATGATATGGTCATAGTGCATATGCGTTAAAAAAAGGTGAAAAATCCTGTCTCCGCGTAATAGTGCGTTCTCGGCACATTGTATAATTCCCGTGCCGGCATCTAATATAATTGAATTATTTTTTTCAGAAGCGATAGCAAGGACTTCAACACACGAGGTATTTCCTCCGTATTTTAGCATGTTTTCATTAGGAATAGGAATGGTTCCTCGGACACCCCAAAAAGTAACAAATTGTTCGATTTTAGAAGCTCCTTCAATTATTGACTTATTTTGTTTTTTTTGAGATTTGACCCTATTCGGGACTGGGACCACAAATTCTCCTTCCGCAATCCAATATTACATGCTAGGGCAGACTGTTTGAAGTTGGTACCTAGGCTTTCCGTCCTTCTGTACAGATGTGATATCCGCTTTATATTTGAATACTCTCAATATAAGACTGCCTGTTTCTAGGTATTTAGGTCAAGGAGTTGGTTAAAAATGTTTATACTTCGCATGCCAAAAAATTTATCTCAAAATATGCCCGAAGTGAGTCCGACCCCTAAAAGGGAAGAACTTTCTTCAGGAAATCATATTCCTTGGAAGCCCTCAACGGAGACGGCTTTGGCTCCTGCGCTTTTGGATATAGACTGGCTTACAGCACAGCCTTTATTGCCATTTTTAGCCCAAGTAGCGCCCGCCCATCTGCTTTATCGAAGCATTATGTCTCATGGCATGGAAGACTCCATAGAGGTGATTGAATGGGTTCGCGGAGAGCAACTGCAGAAAATATTTGATTTTGACATTTGGGAGCATTCATTTGAACTGCAAACAAATGATATTTCAACAAATAAATTTCTTTCTTGGCTGCGTATTTGGATGGAAATAGGTGCTGACTTTGCCGTTCATCGCATGATTGAATTGGAAGAAGAAACCATCGTCTTAATTTTTTCAAAATTATTTGAAATTATTCCTGAGGGAGTATCTCAAGTCACTGAAGATATGACAGAAAACTGGTGGAAAACAGCAGATAATAAATTTTATTTAAGAATGCGCGATGAAAATGAAGAAGCCTTTGAGCTTTTAAAGCCCTTTGTCGATGCTCTTTATCAAAATAATGTCCGCATTGCAGCCTCTGTTTTTGCGCATGCCGCTATGCTCGTGCGTCAAGAGTCTCTCGATTTTGGTGTGCGCTGGAAAGCAGCGCGTTTAGCAGATCAGGGCTTTGTCTCTAGAGAAGATGCCTTAAAAATACTGGCTCCGAAAAAAATTGAGTCCTTAGTTAAATCCATAAAGGAAGCAAAGGAATTAGAGGAGAAACGGAGAGAAGCATATGAAAAATATCCTTCTAAGCAAACCGCTGCTATTTCTCAAAGTGATACAAATAATCCCGATTTATTTGATAATATCGTGCATTTTTTAAGCTCTTTAGAACCAGAAGAAGGTGTGCGCTATATGCAGCTTGCTTTAGGTAGTGAGAAATTAAAGCAAATTACAGGTTCGCAAAATATTGATCCTTCTTATTTTTATGAAGATGAAGACTTTATTTCTGAGTCTGCAGAAAATATTATTCAACTCTGCAATAATTTATTAATGCGTACTGAATTAGTAAACACAAGAAAAATAAATAAACAAAATCTTCTTATTGAGCAAGCATTTTGCGAACTGGCTCAAACAAATTTAACAGAAGCAGTTTACTTAAAAGACCGGGTGGCCAGATTATCTAATGTCTTTGTTTCAGGAATAATGAATTCGATTGATAATGATTCTTTAGCGCGTTCCCTTTCTGTGGTTCGTGGTATATTAAATATAGGATTGGAAATTTGTTTATTAAGTCCTCATGAATACGGCTTGAATTTAGAAGCAAAAGTTGATGAAGTTGAGCAAGCTGTTTTATGTATTCAGCAACTAGGACCAGAATATTTATTTCAACTAGGATGGAACATTTTAATTTCTTTACAGCTGGACTTAGCAAAAGAGATTGTAAAACTTGATTTAAATCATCCTAATTATAAAAACAAATTAAAGTCGATGCGCAAAATAAACTTGAGCGATGCTTCTTCTTTAACGATCTCTTTGGATAAACTTGTTGAAAATCAAAGATATCCTGATATGAGTGCCTGGCTCAGTTCCGTGGAATCGGAGCTTCCTACGGCATTATTCTTGGTACTTGAATCATTGTTTGGTAGGGTTCCCATGTGTTCAGAGCTTCTTTTCGATGAAAAAATAAGTGGAGCGATGAAAGTTACGACAACTTTTAAACCTTTTGAGACTCTTAATGAAATAGAGAAAGCAAAAGCTTTTATTCATAATTTTCATTATAACTTATTGGTAGAGTAAATTAATATATGCAAAAATTGACATACATTTCTATTGAAAAAGTAGATCCTATTTGGACACAAGATGAACTTTTGAATATTCAAAAGATTTTACTTAAAAAGCATATGGTTTATCTTGATAATGAAACATTTGAAATTGAAGCAGGCGTAACACAAACGCAAATTCAAATTCGTGTTTCTTTATTAAGAAATGATAAAAGCTTATATTATCCTATTGAATGTGTTTTTGTAAAAGAAACAACAGAAAAAATAAAAGAGTCTGAAATTGCCGTAACAATCATGGATTATCTTGATTTATATTGGTCTAGTTATTTCTTAGAAGAAAGAAATATATTTATTCCTCTCGATTGGAGTAAACACGAATTTGAGGGCATTTCTTTTTATATAAGAGGATTTGTTCGAAATCTTCAATTAGAGGCTTCAGCCGATGATTTTTTACAAAAACATGGACATGGTGAATACGATATTCAATCTATTTCTTCAGAGACTTAGCACATGAAAAAAAGAGTTTTAGTAGCCATGTCAGGTGGTGTCGATAGTTCCGTTGCTGCGGCTCTGCTCGTGGAACAGGGCTATGAAGTCATAGGTGTGACAATGCAATTATGGGATTATTCACAAAATGAATCCAGTTGCGATCCCAATAGTAAGTTTGACACTTGTTGTAGCCTTGATGATGTTGCCGATGCTAGGCTTGTTGCACATAAATTAGGAATTCCATTTTACGTCTTTGATTACCAAGACGATTTTAAAGAAAATGTGGTCGATTATTTTACCGATGAATATTTAAAAGGGCGTACGCCAAATCCTTGTGTTGCATGTAATACATTTTTAAAATTTGATCATCTTCTCGATCGTGCGCAAAGACTTGGTTGTGATTTTGTTGCTACGGGGCACTACGCTCAAATTCATTTTAATGAAATTTACGGGCATTATAAATTGTTAAAAGGCAATGATTCACAAAAAGATCAAAGTTACTTTTTATACTCACTTACTCAAGAACGCCTTGAAAAAGTTTTATTTCCGGTGGGTAATTTATCAAAACCAGAGGTGCGTGTTATCGCAGAAAAGTATGGTTTGGTGAATGCGGCAAAAAAAGAAAGTATGGAAATCTGTTTTATTCCAAATAACGATTATGCAAAATTCATTTCTAATCGTGTTCAAGACTCCGATCTTATTAAAGGAGACATTCGACATGAAGAAGGACAATTGCTAGGAGTGCATGATGGTATTCATCAGTTTACTGTTGGGCAAAGGAAAGGATTAAAAGTTTCTTTTGCAAATCCCTTATATGTAACTCGTATTGATTCTGAAACAGGGACAGTGTTCGCTGGTGAAGAAAAGTATCTGTATCGCTCTGGATTTTCCTTTAAAAAGTTTCATATGGTGCGAGATTTTGGAAACGACATCGATTTTGAAGTTAAAATTCGCTACCGCTCCGCTCCATGTCAAGCAACTTTAGAAAAAAATGGGGATTTTGTATCTTTAAGGTTTAAAACGCCTCAAAAATCTGTAACACCAGGACAAATAGCCGTTTTATATTGTGATAATGAAGTTGTCGGGGGTGGATTTATTGATAAGGTCTTCCTCTAATGTTGGAAAAACGACTCACACTTTTGAGAACTCAATTTCGAGATTTAAACTTTGCTAAATTAAGTCGCGTATTTCCGCAAATTGAAGCAAATATTGATAAACTTGGTGAAATTCAAGAACATAGATATCTCGATAAAAAATTAGCAGCTATTTCTTTAGTCCATCGTTCTTCATTAGTTTATTGGCCTACAGATAAATCAGGTATTTATTCTAATGAAAGACTCGAGTTTTTAGGTGACGCATTTTTAAGTTTCTTCATCGCCTCAGAGGCTATGATTGAGCATAAAACATTGCAAGAAGGTGATTTATCCCGTTTACGCGCTGCTTTGGTGGGTACCGAAAATTTAGCTTTAAAAAGTAGGGATTTGGGTATAGGAGACTGTTTGCTTGTAGGTAAAGCAGAAATGAATTCAAATCCTCAAAGACGCGACAACGTGTTGGCCGATGCTTTTGAGGCTGTTACCGCAGCTTTGCTTCTTGACGCCGGCGAAGAAAAAGCACATATGTGGCTGCTCAAAGTTTTTTCAGATGATCTGAAAACGGGTCAAGATATACTTTTAAAATTTGATTCGAAAAGTAAGCTTCAGCAGTGGACGCAAGGAATTATTGGAGTTCCCCCTGTTTACAGGACAATTGGGACTGAAGGCACTCCGCAGGAAACATTTTTTATTGTTGCCGCTTTTATAGGAAATACGGAAATTGGCAGAGCTTCTGCCGCCAGCAAACGAGAAGCTAGTAAAAAAGTAGCTGAACTCATAGTAGAAAAAATAGAATCAGGAAAGTTAACAAAAGATATGATAATTAGTTTTTTTGGAAGGGAAAAATGATAAAAAAATGCGGATATGTGGCTCTACTCGGTAGGCCAAATGCAGGTAAAAGTACCTTTCTAAATGCCGTATTAGGCACAAAGCTGGCTGTTGTCAGCAATAAACCACAAACAACTCGAAATAAAATATTAGGCGTCTTTACGGAAGCGGATAGCCAAGCTCTTTTATTGGACACTCCTGGGATACATAAAACTCAGGGATTGCCAAAAATGAACCAAGTTATGAATAAAGTTGCTTGGAGTGTGCTGAGTGATGCTGATTTAGTTTGTTATTTAATTGATGTCACTCAAGGCTGGTCAAATGAGGATGCTCTTTGGCTAGAATCGATTTTAAAAAAGTTCGAGAATAAGCTTCTCCTCCTTGCAACTAAGACAGATAAGGTTAAGATAGAGGAAGTAGAGCAAGGAAGGCTAAATATATTAAATCGATTCCAAGACCTTTTTGAAGGAATTAAGGCGTCGGGTGAGTTAAAATGTCAACTTATTGGAGATCAGCCCCAGCTTATTTCCTCTAAAAGGCCTGAAGAAATCACTTCAATAAGACAATTTATTTTATCCCAAATGCCTCAAGGTGAGTGGCTGTATGGTGAAGATGATCTCACTGACAGACCACAACGCTTTGTTTGTGCGGAAATTATCCGTGAACAAATATTCCGTCAGCTTGGTCAGGAATTGCCATACAAAATAGCTGTTGTTATTGATTTATTTGAGCATAAAAATAATGTAACAAATATTTCGGCAACGGTTATTGTCGATCGTGATTCCCAAAAAGGAATTGTTATCGGAAAACGAGGTTCTCGCTTAAAAAGCATTGGGACTGAGGCAAGAATTTCACTCGAAAAACATCTTGATAAAAAAGTGTTTTTAGAGCTTTTTGTTAAAGTAAAGCCCGGATGGACCGAAAATATAAATATGCTTTCAGAATTTGCTGATTTGCAAGAACCTAGTGATTCAAAATAATTATTTTTCAATAATGTTCACTAGCATAATAGGCAAGTTTTTCCTTGCAAGTTACGTTTGAGATACTTGTTTTGTGGAATTTATTATGGGATTATAATAGAAGTGAGACACTCTCTCCTTCTTTACGTCCAAGTTTCTATTTAATTGCATAGGATTTTTTATATTGAGAATCTGCCTGTAAAACTAATTTATTAAATATTGTTTATTATTGTTACTTTATATTGGAGTATCGTCGTGATTTATTTTCACTCTCGTAGGTCTATTTCTTTGTCACTTTTTGAAGAGTCTTCTAAAAATGCGACTGCGGAAGGCACGCCTGTGAAACGAGGAAGGGGGCGTCCCCCAAAATTAAAAGCTGTTGTGTCCGAAATTTCAGATAAAAATGAATTTATTCCAGCGTCTGTTTCCTCTGAAATAGAATCTCATCATGACCCTATTAAAGAAGTGGAGAATGTTGTGTCATTAACCTCTGTAGATGAAGAAGCAATCGTAGATGAAAATGAAAGCAATTCTGAATTAAATTGGGATTCTGCTCCCGAACAAGCATTCGAAACAGAAGAACAAACTCAACAATTTGCTGAAAATTATGAAGAAGAATATGTTGAAGAAGAGGAACATCACTCTTCTGAAGTGAGAGATTTTTCACAAAATAATGTGGCCTTAAGCTTTTCTTGGTCACTTATGAATCAACTACGGCAGATGTCTAAGATGGAAGGTATTGCCGTTGAAGATTTATTAGTTGAACTTGTTGCCGAAGGTGTTGCGAAACGTGTGTTTGAAGATCAAATGCGCCCTGCTCCAAGTCACTTGATGACCAGAACAGGTTATGTGCATTCTGATGGTACACAAGCTGCTCCGCAACCCCACTTAAGTCATCATATGATGAACAACAATAGGCAACAACCCAATAATCTTCAAAATAGAAATAGATTTGGATTTCAACAAAGAAATAATACGACACAGCATCCACAGCAGATGATGAATCGTAACTCTGTGAACAATAGAAATTATCAACAACATAATAGCAATAATCCAAGACAAACAAATAATAATAATAATCAAAATGGATTTCGAAACCAATATAATAATAACGTGAATAATAATAACAATAATAACAATAATAATAATACGCAGCAGCAACGTTTTAATTCACGGCCTAATTATCAAAACTCACAAAGGTTTTATGAAGATCAATCTTCAAATTCACAGCAAACGGGTAATAATTACAGACAACAACGAGATACCAATAAACGTTAAATAATATGTCAAAGAAAATAGCTATTACTGGTGGCATTGGATCTGGGAAATCATCTCTCGCCAAAATTCTTGCTCAAAAGGGTTACTGTGTTTGGGATGCAGATGTTTTTTCTAGAGAAGTTTTATTTTTCCCAGAAGTTCAAGCTAGAATAAAAGCAATTTTTGGGAACTCAGTATTTATTGGCGATGGTCAATTAAATCGTGAATTAGTAAGGTCTCAAATTTTTGCAAATGCGAAATTAAAAAAATCGCTTGAAAAAATTATTCATCCGGCAATTCACGATCTTTTTAATTCAAAATATAGAGAACTGCTTAAAGTAGCGTCTACAGCTTGGGTTTTTTATGAAGCTTCTTTAATACTTGAAAAAGGAAGAAAATCTTTTTTTGATTTTTGTGTTGTCGTTGTTGCAGATGAGAATGTGAAACTCAGGCGCTTAAGTGAAAAGAGAAATTTGCCAGAAGCCGAAGCGAGAAAAATTATGGCTACGCAAATGTCTGACAGTGAAAAAATTTCCCATGCGGATTATGTTATTGATAATTCAGCTTCTCTTGATTTACTTGAAAAAAGTGCAGAAAAATTGATTCTTTATTTAAGTGAAAAATTTTCTTCCCCATAAAACATTGACACATACAATATGTAACTGTGACTTCAATATTGTCATGCATTTTTGTATCCTTTTTATAAGAATTTAATTTTTTTAAAAGGATTTTTAAAAATGTTTGAAGTTTCTTGTGCCGCCTGCCAAGCTTCATTTGAATATAGCCCTGA is a window encoding:
- the era gene encoding GTPase Era — translated: MIKKCGYVALLGRPNAGKSTFLNAVLGTKLAVVSNKPQTTRNKILGVFTEADSQALLLDTPGIHKTQGLPKMNQVMNKVAWSVLSDADLVCYLIDVTQGWSNEDALWLESILKKFENKLLLLATKTDKVKIEEVEQGRLNILNRFQDLFEGIKASGELKCQLIGDQPQLISSKRPEEITSIRQFILSQMPQGEWLYGEDDLTDRPQRFVCAEIIREQIFRQLGQELPYKIAVVIDLFEHKNNVTNISATVIVDRDSQKGIVIGKRGSRLKSIGTEARISLEKHLDKKVFLELFVKVKPGWTENINMLSEFADLQEPSDSK
- the mnmA gene encoding tRNA 2-thiouridine(34) synthase MnmA gives rise to the protein MKKRVLVAMSGGVDSSVAAALLVEQGYEVIGVTMQLWDYSQNESSCDPNSKFDTCCSLDDVADARLVAHKLGIPFYVFDYQDDFKENVVDYFTDEYLKGRTPNPCVACNTFLKFDHLLDRAQRLGCDFVATGHYAQIHFNEIYGHYKLLKGNDSQKDQSYFLYSLTQERLEKVLFPVGNLSKPEVRVIAEKYGLVNAAKKESMEICFIPNNDYAKFISNRVQDSDLIKGDIRHEEGQLLGVHDGIHQFTVGQRKGLKVSFANPLYVTRIDSETGTVFAGEEKYLYRSGFSFKKFHMVRDFGNDIDFEVKIRYRSAPCQATLEKNGDFVSLRFKTPQKSVTPGQIAVLYCDNEVVGGGFIDKVFL
- the coaE gene encoding dephospho-CoA kinase (Dephospho-CoA kinase (CoaE) performs the final step in coenzyme A biosynthesis.); the encoded protein is MSKKIAITGGIGSGKSSLAKILAQKGYCVWDADVFSREVLFFPEVQARIKAIFGNSVFIGDGQLNRELVRSQIFANAKLKKSLEKIIHPAIHDLFNSKYRELLKVASTAWVFYEASLILEKGRKSFFDFCVVVVADENVKLRRLSEKRNLPEAEARKIMATQMSDSEKISHADYVIDNSASLDLLEKSAEKLILYLSEKFSSP
- a CDS encoding ribonuclease III family protein, translating into MLEKRLTLLRTQFRDLNFAKLSRVFPQIEANIDKLGEIQEHRYLDKKLAAISLVHRSSLVYWPTDKSGIYSNERLEFLGDAFLSFFIASEAMIEHKTLQEGDLSRLRAALVGTENLALKSRDLGIGDCLLVGKAEMNSNPQRRDNVLADAFEAVTAALLLDAGEEKAHMWLLKVFSDDLKTGQDILLKFDSKSKLQQWTQGIIGVPPVYRTIGTEGTPQETFFIVAAFIGNTEIGRASAASKREASKKVAELIVEKIESGKLTKDMIISFFGREK